Proteins encoded within one genomic window of Ottowia sp. SB7-C50:
- the nudB gene encoding dihydroneopterin triphosphate diphosphatase, giving the protein MGQRPVQQQRPYKIPQSVLVVIHTADLHVLLIRRADVATDHWQSVTGSKDAVDEPFEQTAIREVWEETGIDVYRPGHALTDWHLENVYEIYPHWRHRYAPGVMSNREHVFGLQVPAATVVRLNPREHNDHVWLPHRAAAERCFSPSNAEACLLLPRLMGGEAA; this is encoded by the coding sequence ATGGGTCAGCGCCCCGTCCAACAGCAGCGTCCGTACAAGATTCCGCAGTCCGTGCTGGTCGTGATTCACACGGCCGACCTGCACGTGCTGCTCATCCGCCGCGCCGACGTGGCCACCGACCACTGGCAGTCCGTCACCGGCAGCAAGGACGCCGTCGATGAGCCGTTCGAACAGACCGCCATACGCGAGGTGTGGGAAGAAACCGGCATCGACGTGTATCGCCCGGGCCACGCGCTGACCGACTGGCACCTCGAGAACGTGTACGAGATCTACCCCCATTGGCGCCACCGCTACGCGCCCGGCGTGATGAGCAACCGCGAGCATGTTTTTGGCCTGCAGGTGCCTGCTGCGACGGTCGTGCGCCTCAACCCGCGCGAGCACAACGACCACGTCTGGCTGCCGCACCGGGCGGCGGCAGAGCGCTGCTTCTCGCCGTCCAACGCCGAAGCCTGCCTGCTGCTGCC